A genomic stretch from Solanum stenotomum isolate F172 chromosome 8, ASM1918654v1, whole genome shotgun sequence includes:
- the LOC125872414 gene encoding transcription factor MYB4-like — MGRAPCCEKMGLKKGPWSPEEDNILISYIQNNGHSNWRALPKLAGLLRCGKSCRLRWTNYLRPDIKRGNFTKEEEDTIIKLHENLGNRWSAIAARLPGRTDNEIKNIWHTNLKKKLKNYRPSQNSKRHSKINHVSNKGPTTSESSNNSDFSTNNSTSTKQHIKIAPNSPQLSSSEISSVTLVVDDNQMVIIKEEKIESSSLEYFPKIDESFWTDELSTENNMVVGHDQEIQVREENVDIFTTSSKMEEDMDFWYNVFIKTGDLPELPEF, encoded by the exons atgggTAGAGCTCCTTGTTGTGAGAAAATGGGACTGAAGAAAGGGCCATGGTCTCCTGAAGAAGACAACATTCTCATATCTTACATTCAAAATAATGGGCATTCCAATTGGCGTGCCCTCCCTAAACTTGCTG gaCTATTGAGATGCGGAAAGAGTTGCAGACTGCGATGGACTAATTATTTGCGTCCAGATATAAAGAGAGGAAATTtcaccaaagaagaagaagacaccATAATCAAGCTTCATGAAAATCTTGGCAATAG ATGGTCCGCAATAGCAGCAAGATTACCAGGACGAACagataatgaaataaaaaacatttGGCACACCAACTTAAAGAAAAAGCTGAAGAATTATCGGCCTTCTCAAAATTCCAAAAGACACTCCAAGATTAATCATGTTTCCAACAAGGGTCCTACAACTTCTGAATCCTCCAATAATTCTGATTTTAGTACTAATAATAGTACAAGTACTAAACAACACATTAAAATTGCCCCTAACTCACCACAACTTTCATCTAGTGAAATCTCAAGTGTGACATTAGTTGTTGATGATAATCAAATGGTGAttataaaggaagaaaaaatagagtCATCGTCGTTGGAGTATTTCCCCAAGATCGATGAGAGTTTTTGGACAGACGAATTATCAACGGAGAATAATATGGTTGTTGGTCATGATCAAGAAATACAAGTGAGGGAAGAAAATGTGGACATATTTACTACTAGTTCAAAAATGGAGGAGGACATGGACTTTTGGTACAATGTTTTCATAAAGACAGGGGATTTGCCAGAATTACCAGAATTTTGA